The Poecilia reticulata strain Guanapo linkage group LG1, Guppy_female_1.0+MT, whole genome shotgun sequence DNA window TCGGACCACCAGCGGTCCCACCGCCCCTCGCTGCCGGACATCAGCCGCCCCGCCGGCAACAGTTCTTCCAGCGGCGGGATGAAGCACAGcacctctgctcctcctcctcctccccccttcAGCAAAGGTAGCCGTGGCAACGCTCCTCCCACCCCAAACCAGAAAGGTCCGTCCTACAATAGAGACAAAGTTCTTCCTCCAACACCCAGCCGaggctcttcctcctcctcctcttcctcaagCAGCAACGTCAAGTCGAATCATTCCTCCAGCAAACCGCCAAGCGGCGGCTCGTCGATGCCACCGCCTCCTCCGCCCTACCGGCCGAGCGGCACCGCCAACGGGCCGTCGCAGGTAGACGGCGGCGGGGCTCCAGAGCTTCCTCAGAGAAAAAACTCGCTACGCAAAAAACAAAcgtcaggaggaggaggaggcggcggcggccaAGGTCGTAACCACGCCCCGCCGCCGCCAATGGTGCCGCCTTCTTCCTCCCAGCAGGTCAGCAGACCGCCACCGCCAGCCAGAGAACCACCACGCAAAACAGGTAGCAACTTCTCAACaagtcaaatatatttactccGGGTGCACAAAGGTTCCCAGAAAACTGGCTAAGAGGCGCTAGTGCAGTCATCCACCGGCGCCTGGGGTTTTATagttaaaaagtgtttaaagttgAGACGCAGCGGCGGTGGTGCAGGGGAAAAGTGCGACCGAAgcatggaggccttagtcctcgacgttCCTGTCACAGGGTCAAGTCccggcctgatgacctttgctgcatgtcttccttcGCTCTCATAACCCGTCTTCCTGTCTGACAACTGAAGTAAAGGCCTCTAGAGCCAACAAACCTTAAGGAAATGTTTAATGTTGACAGGAAGGTTGACTACGACTCTGAGGTTATGTGTTGTTGGAAGAGATTAACGATACCTGAACAACAACTATAGAGTCTTAAATAAGgtcaacattaaaaaacaaagcatttaaaattatgataaaatTTTTGCACTTTAGTTGTTTCGTCCTAATTTaagtgttcagatttttttaatcctaaatcTGTGACCTGTTTCTTGTTGGCATGGAAAACAGgcagtttttacagtgaacagtgaacttttgtttatttttttacatactgaCCAACTGCGCTTCCATCCGTTTTACCAAATCGTCTCTTTAGCCTGTCTTTGCTATCACTGTTAAAAGAAGCATAAACATGCAAATGGGCAGTCAAGTCAATCATTTAAGTTAATTGGTCTAATCTCTCTGACAGGAGAGCAgaagacagaaacagatttattttttattttattttttttacttttgttgagGTAGATATGATTGGGAGGGGGAAAAGTTCGGATGTACTTTTTCTAATATCTCTGGAAGTGGGTGAAAAGATCTGAATTGGGGCGTTCAGACTGCTTTGAAAAGGAAAACTACCTGAAAATTACTTACAAAggctttgatttttaaagtaaaacgtgtgtgtgtggtctctCAACTGTTATCTAAACCTCACATGTTGCTAGGCTACGCATGTTGCTAAGCAACCAATCTTCTGATTTGTTTATTGTCTTTTCCGAAATGTTTCTggattattgcattttattatatAGCAACATGTTTTTAAGCTAAACTATGAACTTGTTGGAGTTTAATCAGCTCCTTTCTAAaagttaaatttgtgttttcaccTCAGCCCCTCAGTTGCCTCCTTCCAATTCTCGTAATGGTGGAAGAGACGCTCCTCCGCCGCCCCCGTACCGCGGCCATAGTACTGGAGTTTCAGAACAACACGGCCGGGTGAAACCCCCGCCGCCCCCCTCGCCATCGCCCATCTTGTCTTCCTCATCCTCCCGGACCCCGGCTggac harbors:
- the wipf2a gene encoding WAS/WASL-interacting protein family member 2 is translated as MPIPPPPPPGPPPPPTFNQANTTPPKLSSSETKGRGALLSDICKGAKLKKVTEVSDRSAPVLDKPGGGGGGGGGGGGPVGMGALFQGGVPKLRPVGDGPAFGSVGRSALRPPGSRPAAPRPPSGRSTSPTPANKPSSSDHQRSHRPSLPDISRPAGNSSSSGGMKHSTSAPPPPPPFSKGSRGNAPPTPNQKGPSYNRDKVLPPTPSRGSSSSSSSSSSNVKSNHSSSKPPSGGSSMPPPPPPYRPSGTANGPSQVDGGGAPELPQRKNSLRKKQTSGGGGGGGGQGRNHAPPPPMVPPSSSQQVSRPPPPAREPPRKTAPQLPPSNSRNGGRDAPPPPPYRGHSTGVSEQHGRVKPPPPPSPSPILSSSSSRTPAGPPPPPPPFRNGHSTGPPSKSIMDDFESKFNFHPIEDLPPPEEFRPSNRTYPSKSDKGMMRGAPPAPPVGR